One segment of Etheostoma cragini isolate CJK2018 chromosome 23, CSU_Ecrag_1.0, whole genome shotgun sequence DNA contains the following:
- the cfap94 gene encoding protein CASC1 isoform X2, translating to MRCHFYGYLDATDLFCFSMSSKGGKLNKAQKAKKQQEEEERRLQEEEEARLQAEKEEREKLEREKKEKEQERLELKDQARREDELNELHHLLEENHTALTTWKADAVEKAKWKRYMRCDGIPDPAAQQDLNTYISLWRDDPEVNITLVLKQCHLALQLMEELEDLLRDVTDPQECHKYQEGLINLQELYHSKLLLTTEEILKRASMNIDTETGNMQTVVKDVDITLCLWANLKKNPRFRDLNFGEAGLGFELPKQLAVSHIAVRLLHTRHDHLSLLARMVHKTIHTPSLRSLAGGEEVPADIDLPEQGETKRTGEVKEDIETQQQRVDEEVQSIQGSEGKKSAASLQSRRNSAQSAEGRVSQIQTQMEALSGKTPSKTLPNTPKRMPHHTGSEGDLTCATVQLTKMERTECAQVVDLMQHTPLGGVFYCDVFHLPPQANQVNGWEIRQLSDEGLQVFPYPMEKSNLDDNKALPCPPVVVSVTLPDSVAFLETPQVARWDAEVKQWRMDSITDLSYEEEEAKISFKMDSFQPFVLMQETYANLPFLSWELRPLGQDAALFTVNGALIDLSITIQGNQCMLQLEQERGLSHLIGQWMSGPILQRAMLKAGINIFVNEYTDKYVITCGKDPLTEHAAYKQMALFASACAFSRSKWNAKCGPEHLVMQACEHHGPDPVPKDSWSLYLLGAQRSQKLEITETSEQFSPDYYPGSEFHSTFIHMLQDNMSTDGTARTRESNYLFVDTVQSLLCATRPLMYS from the exons ATGCGCTGTCATTTCTATGGTTACCTGGACGCTACAGACCTTTTTTGTTTCAGCATG TCATCAAAGGGAGGTAAGCTGAACAAGGCCCAGAAGGCCAAGAAGcagcaagaggaggaggaaagaaggCTCCAAGAGGAAG AGGAAGCACGGCTGCAAGCggaaaaagaagagagggaaaaattggaaagagaaaaaaaggagaaggagcAGGAAAGGCTTGAGCTAAAG GACCAAGCACGCAGAGAAGATGAGTTGAACGAACTCCACCATCTACTGGAGGAGAATCATACTGCGTTGACCACATGGAAAGCTGATGCTGTGGAGAAAGCCAag TGGAAGAGATACATGCGGTGTGATGGCATCCCAGACCCAGCAGCACAGCAGGATCTTAACACATATATCAGCCTATGGAGAGATGACCCAGAGGTCAATATCACACTCGTGCTCAAACAATGTCACCTCGCTCTACAG CtgatggaggagctggaggatcTGCTCAGAGATGTTACAGATCCACAAGAATGCCACAAGTACCAGGAGGGCCTCATAAACTTGCAGGAGCTATACCACTCTAAACTCCTCCTCACCACTGAGGAAATCCTCAAG AGGGCCAGTATGAACATCGACACTGAGACAGGAAACATGCAGACTGTGGTCAAAGATGTCGACATTACACTGTGTCTCTGGGCCAACCTCAAGAAGAATCCAAG GTTTAGAGATTTAAACTTTGGGGAGGCTGGCCTGGGCTTTGAGCTTCCCAAACAGCTAGCTGTGAGCCATATCGCTGTACGGTTGCTCCACACACGCCATGACCACCTGTCCTTGCTGGCCAGGATGGTTCACAAGACAATCCACACACCCAGCCTCAG GTCTCTTGCAGGCGGTGAGGAGGTTCCGGCAGACATAGATCTACCTGAGCAGGGGGAGACAAAAAGAACGGGGGAGGTGAAGGAAGACATTGAGACCCAGCAGCAGCGAGTGGACGAGGAGGTGCAGTCCATCCAAGGATCCGAAGGGAAAAAG AGTGCAGCCAGCCTACAGTCCAGAAGAAACAGTGCCCAGTCGGCAGAAGGCAGAGTGAGCCAGATACAGACACAGATGGAGGCACTCAGCGGTAAGACGCCCAGCAAGACACTTCCCAACACTCCTAAAAGAATGCCCCATCACACTGGAT CTGAGGGGGACTTGACATGTGCAACGGTGCAGCTGACAAAGATGGAGCGCACTGAGTGTGCCCAGGTTGTGGACTTAATGCAGCACACACCTCTGGGTGGGGTCTTCTACTGTGACGTGTTTCACCTCCCGCCACAAGCCAACCAGGTCAATGGCTGGGAAATTAGACAG CTGTCGGACGAAGGGCTTCAGGTGTTCCCGTATCCTATGGAAAAGTCAAACTTAGATGACAACAAAGCTCTCCCCTGCCCTCCTGTCGTTGTGTCTGTGACACTGCCAGACTCTGTTGCCTTCCTGGAAACTCCTCAAGTGGCTCGCTGGGATGCTGAAG tGAAGCAGTGGAGGATGGACAGTATCACTGACTTGTCttatgaagaagaagaggccaAAATCTCCTTTAAGATGGACTCATTCCAGCCCTTTGTGCTGATGCAGGAGACGTATGCCAACCTTCCCTTCCTGAGTTGGGAGCTCAGGCCATTGGGCCAAGACGCAGCTCTTTTCACCGTCAACGGGGCACTCATTGACCTCAGTATCACAATCCAG GGTAATCAGTGTATGTTGCAGTTGGAGCAAGAAAGAGGTCTCTCTCACCTCATAGGGCAGTGGATGAGTGGCCCCATTCTGCAGAGAGCCATGCTTAAAGCAGGGATCAACATCTTTGTCAATGAATACACCGACAAATACGTCATCACCTGCGGCAAG gACCCACTGACAGAACATGCGGCCTACAAACAGATGGCCCTCTTTGCCTCTGCCTGCGCTTTCTCGAGGAGCAAGTGGAATGCCAAATGTGGACCTGAGCATTTAGTCATGCAG GCATGTGAGCACCACGGCCCGGACCCGGTCCCTAAGGATTCGTGGAGTCTCTACCTGCTGGGTGCTCAGAGGAGTCAGAAGCTGGAAATCACAGAGACGAGTGAGCAATTCTCTCCCGATTATTATCCTGGAAGTGAGTTTCACTCCACCTTCATCCACATGCTCCAGGACAACATGAGCACTGATGGCACAGCCAGGACCAGAGAATCCAATTATCTGTTTGTTGACACGGTGCAGAGCCTTCTTTGTGCCACCAGACCACTGATGTATTCATAA